The Acidobacteriota bacterium genome has a segment encoding these proteins:
- a CDS encoding GDP-mannose 4,6-dehydratase: protein MSKIKRKALIFGVSGQDGSYLAQLLLGKGYEVFGASRDAQVASFANLSRLDIRDRVALESVSLTDFRSVLQALMKIQPDEVYNLAGQTSVGLSFQQPVETLESIAQGTLNLLEAIRFTGLVIRLYNAGSSECFGDTDLPADENTPFRPRSPYAVAKAAAFWEVANYREAYGLYACSGMLFNHESPLRPERFVTKKIVAAACRIAAGSQEKLHLGNISIQRDWGWAPQYVEAMWLMLQEDKPEDYVIATGESHSLEEFVETAFSCLGLDWKKYVVLDPALLRPADITVGRANPTRARERLGWLAQNKMRDVVRLMVEAEQEER, encoded by the coding sequence ATGTCTAAGATCAAAAGAAAGGCGCTGATCTTCGGAGTATCCGGTCAAGACGGCTCCTACCTCGCTCAGTTGCTTTTGGGAAAAGGCTATGAGGTCTTTGGGGCGTCGCGAGATGCGCAAGTTGCGTCCTTCGCCAACCTCTCGAGGTTGGATATTCGGGATCGTGTCGCCCTCGAATCCGTTTCGCTGACCGACTTTCGCAGCGTGTTACAGGCGCTGATGAAGATCCAACCCGACGAGGTCTACAATCTGGCGGGACAAACCTCGGTAGGTCTCTCATTCCAACAGCCAGTAGAGACTCTCGAGAGCATCGCGCAAGGAACGTTGAACCTGCTCGAGGCGATTCGATTCACCGGCCTGGTCATCAGGCTATACAACGCGGGGTCGAGCGAGTGCTTTGGCGATACCGATCTCCCTGCCGATGAGAACACGCCTTTTCGCCCGCGCAGCCCTTACGCCGTGGCGAAGGCGGCCGCGTTCTGGGAAGTGGCCAACTATCGAGAGGCCTACGGTCTGTATGCTTGCTCGGGAATGCTGTTCAATCACGAGTCGCCCTTGAGGCCCGAGCGATTCGTCACCAAGAAGATCGTCGCCGCCGCTTGCCGGATCGCCGCCGGAAGCCAGGAGAAGCTTCATCTGGGTAACATCTCGATTCAACGCGACTGGGGATGGGCGCCGCAATATGTGGAAGCCATGTGGCTGATGCTCCAGGAAGACAAACCGGAGGATTATGTGATAGCGACCGGCGAGTCGCACAGCCTCGAAGAGTTTGTTGAGACGGCCTTTTCGTGTCTGGGACTCGACTGGAAAAAATACGTGGTCCTGGATCCGGCGCTATTGCGGCCGGCGGACATAACCGTTGGGAGAGCGAACCCAACCAGGGCCCGAGAACGCCTCGGTTGGCTGGCGCAGAACAAGATGCGAGACGTTGTGCGTCTGATGGTCGAAGCCGAGCAGGAAGAGAGGTAA
- a CDS encoding glycosyltransferase family 2 protein — translation MLDQITPVILTYNEAPNIGRTLEQLQWARDIVVVDSFSDDETLAVAGRTSQTRVVQREFDCHESQWNFALNETGIASEWVLALDADFVLTPELVEELSKLTPGGETAGYRARFVYCVSGRPLRGSAYPPVTVLFRRDGASYLQDGHTQRVLVQGEVVDLRAPILHDDRKSFDRWLRSQARYMKLEAAKLGQSAWGDLEWADRLRKTRILAPFAVLFYCLFIKGAILDGRAGFYYAFQRLLSELILSLYLIEALLGSEKKPVIAAKSDEERAALTALKQRK, via the coding sequence ATGCTTGATCAAATCACGCCCGTCATCTTGACCTACAACGAAGCTCCGAACATCGGGCGCACGCTCGAGCAGCTTCAGTGGGCGCGAGACATAGTGGTAGTTGACAGCTTCAGCGATGATGAAACCCTTGCAGTCGCCGGCCGAACTTCGCAGACAAGGGTGGTTCAGCGAGAGTTCGATTGTCACGAGAGCCAGTGGAACTTTGCCTTGAACGAAACCGGCATAGCTTCAGAGTGGGTGCTGGCGCTGGATGCTGATTTCGTTCTAACACCCGAGCTAGTCGAGGAGCTGAGTAAGCTAACACCCGGAGGGGAAACGGCGGGCTATCGAGCGCGCTTTGTTTATTGCGTCAGCGGCAGGCCGTTGCGCGGATCGGCTTATCCGCCGGTGACGGTGCTGTTTCGCCGCGACGGAGCTTCGTACCTGCAGGATGGGCATACGCAGCGCGTGCTGGTCCAGGGAGAGGTGGTGGATTTGCGCGCGCCGATCTTGCACGACGATCGAAAGAGCTTCGATCGCTGGCTTCGTTCGCAAGCTCGATATATGAAGCTCGAGGCGGCCAAGCTCGGCCAGTCCGCATGGGGAGATCTGGAATGGGCGGATCGGTTGAGAAAGACGCGGATCCTCGCACCGTTCGCCGTCTTGTTTTACTGCTTGTTCATAAAGGGAGCGATCCTCGATGGGCGCGCCGGGTTCTACTACGCATTCCAACGATTGTTATCAGAGTTGATCTTGTCGCTCTACTTGATTGAGGCTTTGCTTGGATCGGAGAAGAAGCCAGTCATCGCAGCGAAAAGTGATGAGGAGCGGGCGGCCTTGACGGCGCTCAAACAGCGCAAATAG
- a CDS encoding carbamoyltransferase C-terminal domain-containing protein has protein sequence MFVLGINAYHGDASAAIIKDGALIAAVEEERFNRIKHCAGFPARSIRYCLEAAGITIEDVEHVGVSRDPSAHLHRKILFAATRAVKSVSGFDRRDRGIFAAVSERLANAARVRDLKDDLAKALGVSRDRLKSEFHNIEHHRAHLASSFFVSQFERAALLSIDGFGDFISTMWAEGEGNSIEVRGHVEYPHSTGIVYTATTQFLGFPHYGDEGKIMGLAPYGKPQFIGEFRDIVRTEEDGQFRLNLDYFRHHAEGVDMTWDDGSPVIGRIFSDEYSKLFGAPRADGSPLTDRDRDIAASLQMRLEEVGFHVLNHLHDVTGLTDLGLSGGVAYNSVMNGKILLNTPFRRVFVQPAAGDSGTALGVCYQIYNNILERPRGFVMEGAYTGPEFSDAEIRMELERSGLTYQTFDDRELTRQAASDIANGAVMGWFQGRMEFGPRALGNRSIVVDPRRVEMKDVLNERIKKREPFRPFAPSIMEEYVGDYFEQTHPAPTMLMVYQIRSERRSEIAAVTHVDGSGRLQTVSREMNPRYYQLISDFHDLTGVPVVLNTSFNENEPIVCTPRDAIDCFLKTRMDVLYIGNNAVRRC, from the coding sequence TTGTTCGTTCTCGGAATCAACGCATATCACGGCGACGCTTCGGCGGCGATCATAAAAGACGGCGCGCTCATCGCCGCGGTGGAAGAGGAGCGTTTCAACCGCATCAAGCACTGCGCCGGCTTTCCGGCGCGGTCGATTCGCTATTGTCTGGAAGCGGCCGGCATCACGATCGAAGACGTTGAGCACGTCGGCGTTTCGCGCGATCCCTCAGCCCACCTTCACCGGAAAATTCTGTTCGCCGCGACGAGGGCTGTCAAAAGCGTCAGCGGATTTGACAGACGCGACCGGGGTATCTTCGCTGCGGTATCTGAGCGTTTGGCGAACGCAGCCAGGGTGCGCGATTTGAAAGACGACCTGGCCAAGGCGCTCGGTGTTTCAAGAGACAGACTGAAGTCCGAGTTCCACAACATCGAACATCACCGGGCGCATCTCGCAAGCTCGTTCTTCGTTTCGCAGTTTGAACGGGCGGCGTTGCTGTCGATTGACGGCTTCGGCGATTTCATCTCGACGATGTGGGCCGAGGGTGAAGGCAACTCGATCGAAGTGCGGGGACACGTCGAGTATCCGCACTCGACGGGGATCGTTTACACGGCGACGACTCAGTTCCTTGGCTTCCCGCACTACGGCGATGAGGGCAAGATCATGGGACTGGCGCCCTATGGCAAGCCGCAATTCATCGGAGAGTTCCGCGACATAGTCAGGACCGAAGAAGACGGGCAGTTCCGCTTGAACCTCGATTACTTCCGGCATCACGCGGAAGGCGTCGACATGACCTGGGATGATGGCTCGCCTGTGATCGGGCGCATTTTCTCGGATGAATACTCAAAGCTGTTTGGCGCGCCGCGAGCAGACGGATCGCCGTTGACCGATCGCGACCGCGACATAGCCGCGAGTTTGCAGATGCGGTTAGAGGAGGTCGGCTTTCACGTGTTGAATCATCTGCACGACGTGACCGGGCTGACCGATCTGGGCTTGTCGGGCGGCGTCGCTTATAACTCGGTGATGAATGGAAAGATACTCTTGAACACGCCGTTCCGCCGGGTGTTCGTGCAGCCGGCGGCCGGCGACAGCGGGACCGCGCTTGGCGTTTGCTACCAGATCTACAACAACATCCTCGAGCGGCCGCGCGGCTTCGTGATGGAAGGCGCTTACACCGGACCGGAGTTCTCTGATGCCGAGATTCGCATGGAGCTCGAACGAAGCGGGCTGACTTATCAGACCTTCGACGATCGAGAACTGACGCGCCAGGCTGCGAGCGACATTGCAAACGGGGCGGTGATGGGATGGTTCCAGGGCAGAATGGAGTTCGGGCCGCGAGCGCTTGGGAATCGCTCGATCGTGGTCGATCCGCGGCGTGTGGAGATGAAAGACGTCTTGAACGAAAGAATCAAAAAGCGCGAGCCGTTTCGTCCGTTTGCGCCGTCGATCATGGAAGAGTACGTGGGAGATTACTTCGAGCAAACGCATCCGGCTCCCACTATGCTGATGGTTTATCAGATAAGGTCCGAACGCCGGTCGGAGATTGCGGCGGTGACGCACGTCGACGGATCGGGCCGGCTGCAGACTGTGTCGCGCGAAATGAACCCGCGCTACTATCAGCTTATTTCAGATTTCCACGATCTCACGGGCGTGCCGGTCGTGCTCAACACCTCTTTCAATGAGAACGAACCGATCGTCTGCACGCCGCGCGACGCGATTGATTGCTTTTTGAAGACTCGGATGGACGTGTTGTACATTGGCAACAACGCAGTAAGACGCTGCTGA
- the gmd gene encoding GDP-mannose 4,6-dehydratase: MTKRALITGITGQDGSYLTELLLEKGYEVYGIIRRSSSFNTGRIDHLYQDPHESQTRLRLVYGDLNDSSSLNTILRKVQPDEIYNLGAQSHVRVSFDVPEYTAEVSGLGVVRILEAIREAGIRPKFYQASSSELFGKAIEVPQTEKTPFYPRSPYGCAKAYGYYITVNYRESYGLFACNGILFNHESPRRGETFVSRKITRGATRIKLGLQDKLYLGNLDARRDWGHAMDYVRAMWLMIQADEPADYVIATGESYSVKDFLSEAFGYLDLDWKEHVDIDPRYYRPAEVDVLMGDASKARRVLGWEPTISFKELVKEMVDHDLELATQEAGRSTVDGRRSAPTGWGAS; the protein is encoded by the coding sequence ATGACTAAACGCGCGCTGATAACCGGAATAACCGGACAGGACGGCTCGTACCTGACGGAGTTGCTTCTCGAGAAAGGCTACGAGGTCTATGGAATCATTCGCCGGTCGTCTTCATTCAACACCGGGCGCATCGACCATCTGTACCAGGACCCGCATGAATCTCAAACTCGGCTGCGGCTCGTGTACGGCGACCTGAATGACTCGAGCTCGCTGAACACGATTCTGCGAAAGGTGCAGCCCGACGAAATCTACAACCTGGGCGCTCAGAGCCACGTGCGCGTGAGCTTCGATGTGCCCGAGTATACCGCCGAGGTTAGCGGTCTGGGTGTCGTCAGAATCCTCGAAGCAATCCGCGAGGCGGGGATAAGACCGAAGTTCTATCAGGCTTCTTCGTCTGAGCTTTTCGGCAAAGCCATCGAAGTCCCGCAGACCGAAAAGACGCCCTTCTACCCGCGCTCCCCCTACGGTTGCGCGAAAGCCTACGGCTATTACATCACGGTCAACTATCGGGAGTCGTACGGTCTGTTCGCCTGCAACGGCATCCTTTTCAATCACGAATCGCCACGCCGCGGCGAGACTTTTGTATCGCGCAAAATCACGCGGGGCGCAACCAGGATCAAGCTCGGCCTGCAGGATAAGCTCTATCTCGGCAATCTCGACGCCCGTCGCGATTGGGGCCACGCGATGGATTACGTGAGAGCGATGTGGCTGATGATTCAAGCGGACGAGCCCGCCGACTACGTGATCGCAACCGGCGAATCCTATTCGGTCAAAGATTTTCTGAGCGAAGCTTTTGGATACCTCGACCTCGATTGGAAGGAACACGTCGATATAGACCCGCGTTACTATCGCCCCGCTGAAGTCGATGTGCTTATGGGCGATGCGAGCAAGGCTCGCCGAGTACTGGGGTGGGAGCCGACCATCAGTTTCAAGGAACTGGTGAAGGAGATGGTCGATCACGATCTCGAGTTGGCCACTCAGGAAGCGGGACGGTCGACGGTCGACGGTCGACGGTCGGCTCCAACCGGATGGGGAGCCTCTTAA
- a CDS encoding GDP-L-fucose synthase, which yields MNSYLATRRICVTGGDGFLGKRVVARLRESGCANVFVASHRDYDLVRGDDVESLYREIKPDVLIHLAAVVGGIGANRENPGRFFYENMMMGVQLIEAARHHSVEKFVQLGTVCAYPKFARVPFREDDLWNGYPEETNAPYGIAKKALLVQAQGYRDQYGLNAIYLLPVNLYGPDDNFDPASSHVIPALIKKCVDAVERGASAIEVWGTGSATREFLYVDDAAEGIVLAAEKYNGREPINLGSGIEISIRALVELIAGETGFSGEIVWDTTKPDGQPRRALDVTRAAELLGFRARTDFSEGLRRTVEWYRKRRTTG from the coding sequence GTGAACAGCTACCTTGCCACCAGAAGAATCTGCGTTACCGGGGGAGACGGGTTTCTTGGTAAGCGCGTTGTGGCGCGGCTGCGTGAATCAGGTTGCGCCAACGTGTTTGTCGCAAGTCATCGCGATTATGATTTGGTTCGCGGAGACGACGTGGAAAGCCTTTATCGCGAGATAAAGCCGGACGTCTTGATTCATCTCGCGGCCGTCGTCGGCGGCATCGGAGCGAATCGCGAAAACCCGGGCAGGTTTTTTTACGAGAACATGATGATGGGCGTCCAACTGATTGAAGCCGCGCGCCATCATTCGGTTGAGAAGTTCGTACAGCTCGGGACCGTCTGTGCATACCCGAAGTTCGCGCGAGTTCCATTCAGGGAAGATGATCTGTGGAACGGCTACCCGGAGGAGACGAATGCGCCCTACGGCATCGCGAAGAAGGCTCTTCTGGTTCAGGCGCAGGGCTATCGCGACCAGTACGGCCTCAACGCGATTTATCTGCTCCCGGTCAATCTGTACGGTCCCGATGATAACTTCGACCCGGCTTCTTCCCACGTGATTCCGGCGCTCATCAAAAAATGCGTCGACGCCGTCGAGCGAGGCGCGTCCGCAATCGAAGTCTGGGGAACCGGCAGCGCCACCCGCGAGTTTCTCTACGTCGATGATGCCGCGGAAGGAATCGTGCTGGCGGCCGAAAAATACAACGGCCGGGAGCCAATAAACCTGGGATCAGGAATCGAAATCAGCATCCGCGCTCTCGTTGAGCTGATCGCTGGAGAAACCGGATTCAGCGGCGAGATAGTCTGGGACACAACGAAACCCGATGGTCAGCCGCGCCGGGCGCTCGATGTGACTCGGGCCGCCGAGCTACTCGGCTTTCGCGCGCGCACTGATTTTTCCGAGGGATTGCGGCGAACAGTCGAGTGGTACAGGAAGCGACGGACGACCGGGTGA
- a CDS encoding glycosyltransferase family 4 protein: protein MTADDRRPAPTDDRSSVVGRPSSVVSRRLPTSVVFTMRIIILNQFFYPDHSATSQLMTDLAESLVERGVAVTALAGRGRYTGGEKLRPSDEYKGVRIARAWSTGFGKRSIAGRISDYLSFYFGASWKLLRLPSHDAVMALTTPPLIGLVALLIGRLRRMRVIMLVQDVYPDIAVALGALRPGSPATKALEWISRQVLRKSDRIVVLSQSMREHIAAKVGDARASRIDVIHNWADGTDIRPLTEANNPFVMKHNLEESFVVLFSGNLGRVNEFSTVLEAALLLRDRSDILFLFVGEGAKEAEIREFRRKHCLENVKLLPYEPRHLLRYSLAAGHALLVTLADGLAGLSVPSKAYAIMAAGRPLLFVGDPRSDIARIVTENRCGAVVASGDSGRLASMITEWSSDRQKLEEFGSAARSLFEVRFDRARAVSAYLETFAKCISLKAVSSSAPGSGEARIKDTIL from the coding sequence ATGACCGCAGACGACCGGCGACCGGCGCCGACCGATGACCGGTCGTCCGTCGTCGGTCGTCCGTCGTCCGTCGTCTCCCGTCGTCTCCCGACGTCCGTCGTTTTTACCATGCGCATAATCATCCTCAACCAGTTCTTCTATCCCGACCATTCGGCTACCAGCCAGTTGATGACTGATCTGGCGGAGAGCCTCGTAGAGCGCGGCGTCGCAGTCACCGCGCTTGCGGGCCGGGGACGTTACACCGGCGGTGAGAAGCTGCGCCCGAGCGATGAATACAAAGGCGTGCGCATCGCGCGCGCGTGGTCGACAGGCTTCGGCAAGCGGAGCATCGCCGGAAGAATCTCAGATTATCTGTCGTTTTATTTCGGCGCATCGTGGAAGCTTCTGCGTTTGCCATCGCACGACGCGGTTATGGCGCTCACGACACCGCCGCTCATTGGGCTGGTGGCGCTGTTGATCGGCCGGCTCAGACGCATGCGCGTGATCATGCTGGTGCAGGACGTTTATCCTGACATCGCCGTCGCGTTGGGCGCGCTTCGGCCCGGGAGTCCGGCGACGAAGGCGCTGGAGTGGATCAGTCGTCAAGTGCTCAGGAAGTCTGACCGCATCGTTGTGTTGAGCCAGTCAATGCGCGAGCACATTGCCGCAAAGGTTGGTGACGCGCGAGCCTCGCGGATAGACGTGATACACAACTGGGCAGATGGAACTGATATCCGGCCGCTCACCGAAGCGAACAATCCGTTCGTTATGAAACACAACCTCGAGGAATCCTTTGTTGTTCTTTTCTCGGGTAATCTGGGCCGGGTCAATGAATTCTCGACAGTGTTGGAAGCGGCGCTGCTGCTGCGCGACCGCTCTGACATACTCTTCCTGTTTGTCGGCGAGGGCGCAAAGGAGGCTGAGATTCGGGAGTTCCGCCGCAAGCATTGTCTTGAAAATGTGAAGCTGTTGCCCTATGAGCCGCGGCATCTGTTGCGGTACAGTTTGGCGGCGGGGCACGCGCTGCTGGTGACGCTGGCGGATGGGCTGGCGGGCTTGAGCGTGCCCAGCAAAGCCTACGCGATCATGGCAGCGGGGCGGCCGTTGCTGTTTGTAGGCGATCCGCGCAGCGATATCGCTCGCATCGTCACCGAGAATCGGTGCGGTGCGGTGGTCGCTTCGGGTGACAGCGGCCGGCTGGCATCGATGATCACGGAATGGTCGTCAGACAGGCAAAAGCTCGAGGAGTTCGGTTCGGCGGCCCGCTCGTTGTTTGAAGTTCGCTTCGACCGGGCGCGCGCGGTTAGCGCTTACTTGGAGACTTTCGCAAAGTGTATTAGCCTTAAGGCGGTCTCGTCTTCGGCGCCTGGGTCAGGCGAGGCAAGAATCAAGGACACGATATTATGA
- a CDS encoding MraY family glycosyltransferase, with product MTVTYLGVFVAAVLVSFLLTRSVRNIANSRGWVYAPPSSRHIHKDLIPRLGGIAIFIAFAVIAIALIAIPSLPGLEAALSRRTVLYLLAPAMLVFLLGLYDDFKPLKPQVKFAVQGVAATLLFFGGFGVFQLPLLFGSHTPGWLALPLTILWVLWITNAFNLLDGVDGLAAGSALFSTVTVFVISLVSGNFLVSSLTLALAGAILGFLRFNFNPATIFLGDSGSLFIGFMLSALALAGAQKTPTIVAVAIPVVSFGLPVLETVLSVLRRFLNGQPLFAADRQHIHHKLLERGFSQQQVVVILYVVSAICGLLSIFLLYPSGPMVGIVLFVIGTGIWVGVQHLGYHEFVELGRVAMRTMDQKKIIVNNLAIRRATEALSKSQDFEGVERVLRDAFEGNDFDGFDLRFAPPLAYEHSNGAQLEWQKPNGARNEGAADSQWTLTLDLKNTSGQRLGDFSLYRRCNGSALLVDINLLVSGFNAALSGALDRAAQNAARGPESAKQSADSQTKVGVRPDRRAEA from the coding sequence ATGACAGTAACGTATCTCGGCGTATTCGTAGCCGCCGTTCTAGTCTCATTTCTTCTTACGCGCAGCGTTCGCAACATCGCCAACTCGCGAGGCTGGGTCTACGCTCCGCCCTCCTCCCGGCATATACACAAAGACTTGATCCCTCGTCTGGGAGGAATCGCGATATTCATCGCCTTCGCGGTCATCGCGATAGCGCTGATAGCGATTCCGAGCTTGCCGGGTCTGGAAGCGGCGCTTTCGCGGCGAACCGTTCTGTATCTTCTGGCGCCCGCCATGCTCGTGTTTCTGTTAGGGCTGTACGATGACTTCAAACCCCTGAAGCCGCAGGTGAAGTTCGCCGTGCAAGGTGTTGCCGCGACGCTGCTGTTTTTCGGAGGCTTCGGAGTCTTTCAACTGCCGCTGCTGTTTGGATCGCATACCCCCGGGTGGCTGGCGCTGCCTTTGACCATACTGTGGGTCTTATGGATCACGAACGCCTTCAATCTGCTCGACGGTGTGGACGGGCTGGCGGCCGGGTCGGCCTTGTTCTCGACCGTTACGGTGTTCGTCATTTCGTTGGTCAGCGGCAATTTTCTGGTCTCGTCACTGACACTTGCACTCGCGGGCGCGATTCTAGGATTCCTTCGCTTCAACTTCAATCCCGCGACGATTTTTCTTGGCGACAGCGGCAGCCTGTTTATCGGCTTCATGCTGAGCGCGCTTGCATTGGCGGGCGCGCAGAAGACTCCGACCATCGTAGCCGTAGCCATTCCGGTCGTCTCGTTCGGTCTGCCGGTTCTGGAAACAGTGTTGTCGGTGCTTCGCCGATTCCTTAATGGCCAGCCGCTGTTTGCAGCGGATCGCCAGCACATTCATCACAAACTCCTCGAGCGCGGCTTTTCTCAGCAGCAGGTCGTGGTGATTCTCTATGTGGTCTCTGCCATCTGCGGGCTGCTGAGCATCTTCCTCTTGTATCCTTCGGGCCCGATGGTTGGGATAGTGCTCTTCGTCATAGGCACGGGGATCTGGGTGGGCGTGCAGCATCTGGGCTATCACGAGTTCGTTGAGCTCGGCCGAGTCGCGATGCGCACGATGGACCAAAAGAAAATCATCGTCAACAATCTGGCGATTCGCCGAGCTACGGAAGCGCTGTCGAAATCGCAGGATTTCGAGGGCGTTGAACGAGTCCTAAGAGACGCATTTGAAGGTAACGACTTCGACGGGTTTGATCTGAGGTTTGCGCCCCCACTTGCCTATGAACACAGCAACGGCGCACAACTCGAGTGGCAAAAACCAAACGGGGCGCGAAACGAAGGCGCCGCCGATTCCCAATGGACCCTTACTCTCGATTTGAAAAACACAAGCGGCCAGCGGCTCGGGGATTTCTCGCTTTATCGCAGATGCAACGGCTCGGCGCTGCTGGTGGACATCAATCTTCTTGTCTCCGGATTTAACGCCGCCCTGTCCGGCGCTTTGGACCGAGCGGCTCAGAACGCGGCTCGCGGACCAGAGTCCGCAAAGCAATCGGCGGACAGCCAGACTAAAGTAGGCGTCCGGCCGGACAGGCGAGCCGAAGCCTGA
- a CDS encoding S9 family peptidase, with the protein MIRRMLLFLILAMIADARVLAQQSDPGLLTLDRLFNSTEFTGQSLGPVRWLDGGAGYTRLEASTTVKDGRDIIRYDTESGRREVLVAAERFVPSGSSAPLAIDDYAWSPNGKLLLIFTNSRRVWRQNTRGDYWALNRDSGMLTKLGGEAKPSTLMFAKFSPDGTRVGYVRENNLYVETLAGNRIARLTGDGSRTIINGTFDWVYEEELDLRDGWRWSPDSNHIAYWQLNSEGVRDFFLIDNTSSVYPILTPIPYPKAGEKNSASRVGVVSAQGGATRWLDVPGDPRNHYIARMNWAESSNEVVLQQLNRLQNTNLVMLGDIRTGKVRMILTDRDDAWVDIHGDDVQWLDSGKRFLWVSERDGWRHVYVVSRDGATVKLITPGEFDVISVVNVDKAKGWLYYYASPENATQRYLYRAALDGSGKLERVTPAAQPGIHTYDISPDISPDISRNAGFAFHTFSSFGKPPRIDLVRLPGHASVRSLVDNAALNEKVNKLKRGASEFFRVDVGSGVQLDGWMIKPPDFDPAKRYPVLFHVYGEPAGQTVLDRWGGNNYLWHVMLAQHGYIVASVDNRGTPAPRGRAWRKIVYRQIGVLASQEQAAAAKAIIDRWKFVDATRIGIWGWSGGGSMTLNMMFRYPEIYKTGMSVAPVTNQRYYDTIYQERYMGLPQPNAEDYKRGSSINFVDKLQGNLLIVHGSGDDNVHYQNTEALIDALIAANKPFTMMEYPNRTHAISEGANTTRHLFGLLTRYLQQNLPAGPR; encoded by the coding sequence ATGATTCGCCGCATGCTTCTTTTCCTGATCCTGGCGATGATCGCTGATGCGCGAGTACTTGCTCAGCAATCCGACCCCGGACTCCTCACACTCGATCGGTTGTTCAACTCCACGGAGTTCACCGGCCAATCGCTTGGCCCGGTGCGTTGGCTTGATGGCGGAGCCGGCTACACGCGGCTCGAGGCTTCAACCACGGTTAAAGACGGCCGGGACATCATTCGTTACGATACCGAGAGCGGACGGCGCGAGGTGCTCGTTGCAGCCGAGCGCTTCGTTCCAAGCGGCAGCTCGGCCCCGCTCGCAATCGACGACTATGCGTGGTCGCCGAACGGCAAACTCCTCCTCATCTTCACCAACTCGCGACGAGTGTGGCGGCAGAACACTCGCGGTGACTATTGGGCGTTGAACAGGGACAGCGGAATGCTCACGAAGCTGGGCGGCGAAGCCAAGCCGTCCACGCTGATGTTCGCCAAGTTCTCGCCCGACGGCACACGCGTCGGGTATGTGCGGGAAAACAACCTGTACGTCGAGACGCTTGCCGGCAACCGAATCGCTCGGCTGACCGGCGACGGCTCGCGTACGATAATCAACGGGACGTTTGACTGGGTCTACGAAGAAGAGCTGGATCTGCGCGATGGCTGGCGCTGGAGCCCGGACTCCAATCACATCGCCTATTGGCAACTCAACAGCGAAGGGGTTCGCGACTTCTTTCTCATCGACAACACGAGTTCGGTGTATCCGATTCTCACGCCGATTCCTTATCCAAAAGCGGGCGAGAAGAACTCCGCCTCGCGAGTTGGGGTCGTGAGCGCGCAGGGAGGAGCGACACGATGGCTGGACGTCCCCGGCGATCCGCGAAATCACTACATCGCGCGAATGAACTGGGCCGAGAGTTCAAACGAAGTCGTGCTCCAGCAGCTCAATCGCTTGCAGAACACAAACCTGGTGATGCTCGGCGACATTCGCACCGGGAAAGTGCGCATGATACTAACGGATCGCGATGATGCGTGGGTGGATATACACGGGGACGACGTCCAGTGGCTGGATAGCGGCAAGCGTTTTCTGTGGGTGAGCGAACGCGACGGCTGGAGGCACGTGTACGTTGTGTCGCGAGACGGAGCGACGGTCAAGCTTATCACCCCTGGCGAGTTTGATGTGATCAGCGTCGTGAATGTCGATAAAGCTAAAGGATGGTTGTACTACTACGCCTCGCCCGAGAACGCGACGCAGCGGTACTTGTACCGGGCTGCGCTTGATGGAAGCGGCAAGCTCGAAAGGGTGACTCCCGCAGCCCAACCGGGAATCCACACCTACGACATCTCGCCCGACATCTCGCCCGACATCTCGCGGAACGCCGGATTTGCGTTTCACACGTTTTCGTCGTTCGGCAAGCCGCCTCGAATAGACTTGGTGCGCTTGCCCGGCCACGCGAGTGTGCGCTCGCTGGTCGATAACGCTGCCCTCAATGAGAAAGTGAATAAGCTAAAGCGAGGCGCGAGCGAATTCTTCAGAGTCGACGTCGGCAGCGGCGTTCAGCTTGACGGCTGGATGATCAAGCCTCCGGACTTTGATCCGGCAAAACGGTATCCGGTGCTGTTTCACGTGTACGGTGAGCCGGCTGGGCAAACGGTGCTTGATCGTTGGGGCGGGAACAACTACTTGTGGCACGTGATGCTCGCGCAGCACGGCTACATCGTGGCGAGTGTGGATAATCGCGGGACTCCGGCGCCGCGAGGGCGGGCGTGGCGGAAGATCGTTTATCGACAGATCGGCGTGCTGGCGTCGCAAGAACAAGCCGCGGCCGCGAAAGCCATCATAGACCGCTGGAAGTTTGTCGACGCGACGAGAATCGGCATCTGGGGCTGGAGCGGTGGCGGGTCGATGACCCTCAACATGATGTTTCGCTATCCGGAGATCTACAAGACCGGCATGTCGGTTGCGCCGGTGACCAATCAACGTTACTACGACACGATCTATCAGGAGCGCTACATGGGTCTGCCGCAGCCGAACGCAGAAGACTACAAGCGAGGCTCTTCAATCAATTTTGTTGACAAGCTGCAGGGCAATCTGTTGATCGTGCACGGTTCGGGCGATGACAACGTGCACTACCAAAACACGGAAGCGCTGATCGACGCGCTGATCGCGGCGAACAAGCCGTTCACGATGATGGAGTATCCGAACCGCACGCATGCGATCAGCGAAGGGGCTAACACGACCCGTCACTTATTTGGATTGTTAACCAGGTATCTGCAACAGAACCTTCCCGCTGGACCGCGTTGA